One Gloeothece verrucosa PCC 7822 DNA window includes the following coding sequences:
- a CDS encoding glycosyltransferase: MTLLPTKTLIKTPHGSLTIPACPPDNQTRVQFSLIIPTYNESRNIKDLIVLLTRILDPVLSNNYELIIVDDNSPDRTWEVAQTLTQTYPQVQVMRRQNEKGLSSAVIRGWQAARGDILGVIDADLQHPPEILLKLLNKIQQGADLAVASRHVEGGGVSEWSILRRFLSRGAQLLGLIILPRVVGRVSDPMSGYFMVRRSSIAGPILNPLGYKILLEVIGRGNIENIAEAGYVFQERQEGESKVTWKQYLEYILHLLRLRSRGRIEKLTQRFNFPVGRFVRFGLVGLSGVFVDMSLFYLLSDPSALGWGLTRSKIIAAEVAIINNFLWNDRWTFGDLSSQQRGWGKRLKRLLKFNVICLAGLVLNVLLLNLLFNVFGINRYLANFLAIGLVTLWNFWVNLKLSWRVTEVK; this comes from the coding sequence ATGACACTTCTTCCGACAAAAACGCTCATAAAAACACCTCATGGTTCTTTGACCATACCGGCTTGTCCCCCTGATAACCAGACTCGGGTTCAATTTTCTTTAATTATCCCCACCTACAACGAAAGCCGCAATATTAAAGATCTGATTGTTTTATTAACTCGCATCCTTGATCCTGTCTTGTCTAACAATTATGAATTAATAATTGTGGATGATAATAGTCCTGATCGCACCTGGGAAGTTGCCCAGACTCTGACTCAGACTTACCCTCAAGTGCAAGTGATGCGCCGCCAAAATGAAAAAGGGCTTTCTTCGGCTGTCATTCGGGGATGGCAAGCGGCTAGAGGAGACATTTTAGGGGTAATAGACGCAGATCTTCAGCATCCTCCCGAAATTTTATTAAAACTGTTAAATAAGATTCAACAAGGGGCAGATTTAGCGGTAGCTAGTCGTCACGTTGAGGGAGGGGGAGTCAGTGAATGGAGTATTCTCAGACGGTTTTTGTCTCGAGGGGCCCAACTGTTAGGATTAATTATTTTACCTCGTGTAGTAGGACGGGTTAGTGATCCCATGAGTGGCTATTTTATGGTACGCCGCTCCTCTATTGCTGGTCCTATTTTAAACCCTTTAGGATATAAAATTCTCTTAGAAGTTATTGGGCGCGGAAATATTGAAAACATTGCCGAAGCGGGTTATGTTTTTCAGGAAAGACAAGAGGGAGAAAGTAAAGTCACTTGGAAGCAATATCTAGAGTATATATTGCATTTGTTGCGCTTACGTTCTCGGGGAAGAATTGAAAAACTCACACAACGGTTTAATTTTCCCGTTGGTCGTTTTGTTCGCTTTGGGTTAGTGGGGTTGAGTGGGGTTTTTGTGGATATGAGCCTATTTTATCTCCTTAGCGATCCTTCTGCCCTAGGATGGGGATTGACTCGCAGTAAAATTATTGCTGCCGAAGTGGCCATTATTAATAATTTTTTGTGGAATGACCGTTGGACTTTTGGAGATCTTTCCAGTCAGCAAAGAGGATGGGGTAAACGGTTAAAGCGGCTCCTCAAATTTAATGTTATTTGTTTAGCCGGTTTAGTGTTGAATGTTCTCCTGTTAAATCTGCTGTTTAATGTTTTTGGAATTAACCGCTATCTGGCTAATTTCCTTGCCATCGGTCTTGTGACCCTCTGGAATTTCTGGGTAAACCTTAAGCTCAGTTGGCGAGTTACTGAAGTTAAATAA
- a CDS encoding formylglycine-generating enzyme family protein translates to MGSGLAISALGTSRLNRAASKNPPSEQESSITDSQLLSLNATTAKTIEPIATNFETITLDPGGQIISRPQKQAQYFLENLSQGIALEMIVIPSGTFLMGAAEGEKSSYTDSDKPQHSVSVNSFYIGKYPITQAQWRVIASLPKIERDLNPDPSHFKGDDLPVERVSWYEAQEFCARLTQYSGKKYQLPSEAQWEYACRGGTTTPFYFGPTITGQVANYLASEGPYAVEATGEFRKSTTRVGSFPPNNFGLYDLHGGVYEWCADPWHKNYDGAPTDDSVWLSDNAKDNRYRILRGGGWATEARQCRSAQRTRFGPDNKYSTIGFRVVVIPA, encoded by the coding sequence ATGGGGAGCGGACTAGCCATCAGTGCTTTAGGCACAAGTCGATTAAATAGGGCTGCTTCCAAAAACCCCCCATCAGAACAAGAAAGTTCTATAACTGACTCTCAATTGCTGAGTTTAAACGCTACAACAGCCAAAACAATAGAACCCATTGCTACCAATTTTGAAACTATCACCCTAGATCCAGGCGGTCAAATTATCAGCCGCCCTCAAAAACAAGCCCAATATTTTCTCGAAAATCTCTCTCAAGGGATCGCTTTAGAAATGATAGTTATCCCGAGTGGTACGTTTTTGATGGGAGCAGCAGAAGGCGAAAAATCCAGCTATACCGATAGTGATAAACCGCAGCATAGCGTCAGCGTTAACTCGTTTTATATAGGAAAATATCCCATTACCCAGGCACAATGGAGAGTGATCGCTTCTCTGCCTAAAATTGAGCGCGACTTAAACCCAGATCCTTCTCATTTTAAAGGAGATGACTTACCCGTCGAGCGAGTCTCTTGGTATGAGGCACAGGAATTTTGCGCCCGACTCACTCAATATAGCGGCAAAAAATATCAGCTACCGAGTGAAGCCCAGTGGGAATATGCTTGTCGTGGGGGAACTACAACCCCTTTTTATTTCGGGCCGACTATTACCGGTCAAGTGGCTAATTATTTAGCCTCTGAAGGGCCTTATGCCGTTGAAGCTACAGGAGAATTTCGCAAAAGTACCACTCGAGTCGGAAGTTTTCCCCCCAATAATTTTGGACTCTACGATCTTCATGGCGGTGTGTATGAATGGTGTGCAGATCCCTGGCATAAAAACTATGACGGGGCCCCCACTGATGATAGTGTTTGGCTTTCAGACAACGCAAAAGATAACCGTTATCGCATTTTACGAGGAGGGGGTTGGGCTACCGAAGCAAGGCAATGTCGATCAGCCCAGCGTACCCGTTTCGGTCCCGATAACAAGTACAGTACCATCGGGTTTCGCGTGGTGGTTATTCCCGCTTAG
- a CDS encoding ArnT family glycosyltransferase, whose product MMTSIYKYFKSNPLTALLLILFLGAFLRLFLLGAIPNGFFVDEASKGYDAYSIIHTLRDRYGAFMPLFLRSFDDYREAVYVYLTIPVIQLFGLSEWSFRLPSALIGITTIVIIYYLSLELFEQDRRAAFMSALFLTLSPWHFHFSRIGFRAILLPCIFSLALLLFLKSFKKEKYLVLSGFFFGLSFWTYSSARVFVSMFLIGLCILYWQHLWKHKDKTLLAILLFSCIYIPLLTFWMSPEGMSRLNQVGLQNEPLKILVNFFSYFDPNYLFITGDSNLRHNPSNIGQLYYFEIITVLAGLVAILMKKGLTRNIFILWLLCYPFPAALTEPGSCHSLNCRMCFICFNFGLWHGTNY is encoded by the coding sequence ATGATGACTTCTATTTATAAATATTTTAAAAGTAATCCTCTGACGGCCTTATTACTAATTTTGTTCCTGGGGGCTTTTTTAAGATTATTCTTATTAGGAGCAATCCCCAATGGTTTTTTTGTAGATGAGGCTTCTAAAGGCTATGATGCTTACTCAATTATTCATACTTTGCGGGATCGTTATGGGGCGTTTATGCCTCTTTTTCTGCGGTCTTTTGATGATTATCGAGAAGCGGTTTATGTTTATTTAACCATTCCTGTTATTCAACTATTTGGGCTGAGTGAATGGTCTTTTCGCTTGCCGTCTGCTCTGATTGGAATAACGACGATTGTTATTATTTATTATTTATCCCTAGAGCTTTTTGAACAAGATAGACGAGCCGCTTTCATGTCGGCTTTATTTTTAACCCTTAGTCCTTGGCATTTTCATTTTAGTAGAATTGGATTTAGAGCGATTTTACTTCCCTGTATATTTTCTCTGGCTTTGTTATTGTTCTTAAAAAGTTTTAAAAAAGAAAAATATTTAGTTTTAAGCGGCTTTTTCTTTGGCTTGAGCTTTTGGACTTATAGTTCAGCCAGAGTATTTGTGAGTATGTTTCTCATTGGCTTATGTATTTTATACTGGCAACATTTGTGGAAACACAAAGACAAAACGCTTCTGGCTATTTTATTATTTTCTTGTATTTATATTCCTCTATTAACTTTTTGGATGTCTCCTGAAGGAATGTCAAGGTTAAATCAAGTAGGATTACAAAATGAACCTTTAAAAATATTGGTCAACTTTTTCAGTTACTTCGATCCGAATTATCTATTTATTACCGGGGATAGTAATTTACGACATAATCCTTCTAATATAGGGCAATTATATTATTTTGAAATCATTACTGTACTGGCTGGACTGGTAGCCATTTTAATGAAAAAGGGACTAACGAGAAATATTTTTATTCTCTGGTTACTATGTTATCCTTTTCCAGCAGCCTTAACCGAACCGGGGTCATGCCATTCGCTCAATTGTAGGATGTGTTTTATTTGCTTTAATTTCGGGTTATGGCACGGTACAAATTATTAA
- a CDS encoding ArnT family glycosyltransferase, with the protein MSKSLPSWLNNLIPYQDAIFSVLITLLGAVLRIYNYDSFPPDHWTADEYAFAWSGMSLIQDHVPTGWSWLTPTDDFPTIYWEEKGSRYRIVTPWFDHPPLFSLLIGMTAILGGAKEFFDCSLTVMRIPSLWMGIVSIILFYILGKKLFNTHVAVISSLIFATNPNTVYLSRLAISENLIIFLSLVVTLLFLEYYQTSKSVYLYSAAILAGITPLVKVTGIFLVCFLIVLLIYQKKWLESLIVLLIGAVGFSLYYLYGWIYDFELFKKIMEEQTNRFVDFAILKYLILPSVFFEDGWLCFSWLTLIPVFKLGEKIKAQVIALPILIYSLLLVASGAQSHYFAWYTIPFYPFLFLSLGLYLEEFRKQPDFFNASLIFIFVGVWSIQMNIGKWILSSSKGEYYFILATGVVLLVYFLDEITKHKTRRITTITTIMAFIALMVANVNVVFNYKP; encoded by the coding sequence ATGTCAAAATCGCTGCCATCCTGGCTTAACAATTTAATTCCTTATCAAGATGCTATTTTCTCTGTCTTAATTACGCTTTTAGGTGCTGTCTTAAGAATTTATAATTATGATTCTTTCCCGCCGGATCATTGGACTGCTGATGAATATGCTTTTGCTTGGAGTGGGATGAGTTTAATTCAAGATCATGTCCCGACAGGTTGGTCTTGGTTAACTCCTACTGATGATTTTCCTACTATTTATTGGGAAGAAAAAGGCTCTCGTTATCGCATTGTAACTCCTTGGTTTGACCATCCTCCTTTATTTAGTTTACTGATTGGAATGACAGCTATATTAGGAGGAGCAAAAGAGTTTTTTGATTGTTCTTTAACTGTCATGCGAATTCCTTCTTTATGGATGGGAATTGTTAGCATTATTCTTTTTTATATTTTAGGTAAAAAACTCTTTAATACTCATGTTGCTGTTATCTCTTCATTGATTTTTGCCACTAACCCCAATACCGTGTATCTTTCCCGGTTAGCCATTAGTGAAAATCTTATTATATTTTTAAGCCTAGTTGTTACTCTTTTATTTTTAGAATACTATCAAACTTCTAAATCAGTCTATCTCTATAGTGCGGCAATTTTAGCGGGCATCACTCCTCTAGTGAAAGTAACAGGGATTTTCTTAGTGTGTTTTTTGATTGTTTTATTAATCTATCAAAAAAAATGGCTAGAATCTTTAATCGTTTTACTAATTGGGGCTGTGGGGTTTTCGTTATATTATTTATATGGTTGGATTTATGATTTTGAGTTGTTTAAAAAAATCATGGAAGAACAGACCAACCGTTTTGTGGATTTTGCCATTTTAAAATATCTCATTTTACCCTCTGTCTTTTTCGAAGATGGATGGTTATGTTTTAGTTGGTTGACGCTTATTCCGGTATTTAAATTAGGAGAAAAAATCAAGGCTCAAGTAATTGCTCTCCCTATTTTAATCTACTCATTACTTCTAGTGGCATCGGGAGCGCAAAGCCACTATTTTGCTTGGTATACTATCCCTTTTTATCCTTTTTTGTTTTTATCTCTTGGTCTATATTTAGAGGAATTTCGCAAACAACCCGATTTTTTCAATGCCAGTTTAATTTTTATATTTGTGGGGGTTTGGAGTATTCAGATGAATATAGGTAAATGGATTTTGTCCTCTAGTAAAGGGGAATATTATTTTATACTGGCTACTGGTGTGGTTTTATTGGTTTATTTTTTAGATGAAATCACCAAACACAAAACACGGCGCATCACAACTATAACCACTATAATGGCTTTTATTGCGCTTATGGTTGCCAATGTGAATGTGGTTTTCAATTATAAACCTTAG
- a CDS encoding DUF2079 domain-containing protein has translation MQTKSLEQKSSISHTLIITIIIISSIILFLASSIRHLLFQSNALDLGWFDQGVYLISQGKPPIVSFVDFHILGDHAALIFYPIALLYKIYPTVYWLFAIQAFALSLAALPLFQLALQSGLKEKQATALAIVYLLYPLIFNVNLFDFHAEVIAVPAIFLAVLAARLNYVGGFCVSIIIILSCKAILALTVAAMGIWLLIFEKKRTCGTIAIIAGIAWFLIATEIIIPYFTGTDAAVQMADERYSYLGNSLGEIALNLLLKPGLVLSKLFSLPNLEYLILLFIPVIWGLSPRYLTPLIAAIPALGLNLITDYAAQKNLTQQYSLPILPFLLLAVITTLAHGKGWIKKPRWMIVWALVGFLALAKYGYFGSLYLKSLDTWQATREAITQIKTPGGVLTTSPIAPHLTHRSLIKLAIAGSESLPLDQFDYILLDQRHPGWSSSPELVMNFVRRLQQNPKFKLTYQKDEIFLFQHLSH, from the coding sequence ATGCAGACTAAATCCCTTGAACAAAAGTCTTCTATATCCCATACTTTAATCATTACAATTATTATCATCAGCAGCATTATTCTGTTTTTAGCCAGCAGTATCAGACACCTTTTATTTCAATCAAATGCTTTAGATTTAGGATGGTTTGACCAAGGTGTTTATCTCATTAGTCAAGGGAAGCCGCCTATTGTATCTTTTGTAGATTTTCATATTTTAGGAGATCATGCCGCTTTAATTTTTTATCCCATTGCCTTACTTTATAAAATTTATCCTACAGTATATTGGTTATTTGCTATCCAAGCGTTTGCGCTTTCTTTAGCGGCTTTACCCCTCTTTCAACTTGCCCTACAGTCAGGGTTAAAAGAAAAACAAGCTACCGCTTTAGCTATTGTTTACTTACTCTATCCCCTAATTTTTAACGTTAATTTATTTGATTTTCATGCCGAAGTTATTGCTGTACCGGCTATTTTTTTGGCAGTATTAGCCGCACGTTTGAATTATGTAGGCGGGTTTTGTGTCAGTATTATAATTATCCTCAGTTGTAAAGCTATTCTCGCTTTAACTGTGGCGGCAATGGGAATTTGGTTATTAATCTTTGAAAAAAAACGAACTTGTGGAACAATTGCTATTATTGCAGGGATAGCTTGGTTTTTAATTGCCACTGAAATTATTATTCCTTACTTTACCGGTACAGATGCGGCGGTACAAATGGCCGATGAACGATATAGTTATTTAGGCAACTCATTAGGAGAAATTGCTTTAAACTTATTGCTTAAACCTGGGTTAGTTTTAAGCAAACTATTTAGCCTCCCTAACTTAGAATATCTTATCTTACTTTTTATCCCTGTTATTTGGGGACTTTCACCCCGTTATTTAACTCCCCTTATTGCCGCCATTCCAGCTTTAGGATTAAATTTAATTACAGACTACGCGGCACAGAAAAATTTAACTCAACAATACTCTTTACCCATACTTCCTTTTTTGTTACTGGCTGTCATTACTACTTTAGCGCATGGCAAAGGATGGATCAAAAAACCCCGATGGATGATAGTCTGGGCCTTAGTAGGATTTCTCGCTTTAGCTAAATATGGTTACTTTGGCTCATTATACCTAAAATCCTTAGACACTTGGCAAGCCACCCGAGAAGCCATCACCCAAATAAAAACCCCTGGAGGTGTTTTAACCACGTCTCCCATTGCGCCTCATTTAACCCATCGTTCTTTAATTAAATTAGCTATCGCCGGTTCAGAGTCGTTACCATTAGACCAATTTGACTATATTTTACTCGATCAACGTCATCCCGGTTGGTCAAGTTCTCCAGAATTAGTGATGAATTTTGTTCGGCGGCTGCAACAAAACCCAAAATTTAAGTTAACCTATCAAAAAGACGAGATCTTTTTATTTCAACATTTATCCCACTAA
- a CDS encoding DUF2252 domain-containing protein, translated as MKIRHFILSAFHLSLHFPFATANYPLSKGEKFKLGLIYIVLILSLTCIAFPCLAGTNRSEKIINEITTKNQFLLKNNPDLLTYKYCKMSESNSPFPFYRATNYLFWEDLANDSRLKNFGNSKTQIWLSGDLHLENLGTFNNNLEEIVFDINDFDESLIADYQLDLWRMATSIILVARDNNLSKEEAASVVDAFTETYLNTLAAYRGNDDELKTYFTEDNTEGMIKKLLNKAQKQTRQQMLDKWVENTEGKAQFKAIDQKLEKLTVKEDVIQKAMAAYGKTLVGKLSDNPSYFKVKSVAKRLNAGLGSLGVPRYYVLIEGETKALNDDRILDVKYQSRPTAYEYLRLKDQEKYDAAFKNDAERHAIAYRALVKHTDDYLGWLKLSDGYYSVRELSPYKKALDTEKLNEGSSFEEVAKQWGKILATDHASADKDFDAGIIPYSFDKQVDEQTKDHHQEFRELVKKVAFDYADQVKADYDVFVKALKPKNCPEN; from the coding sequence ATGAAAATACGCCACTTCATCTTATCCGCCTTTCATCTGTCCTTACACTTCCCCTTCGCTACCGCTAATTATCCTCTATCAAAAGGAGAAAAATTCAAACTCGGATTGATTTATATAGTTTTGATTCTCAGTTTAACTTGCATAGCCTTTCCTTGTCTAGCTGGAACTAATCGTTCGGAAAAAATTATTAATGAAATAACCACTAAAAATCAATTTTTACTAAAAAATAATCCAGATTTATTAACTTATAAATATTGTAAAATGTCCGAATCTAATTCACCTTTCCCTTTTTATCGAGCAACTAACTATTTATTTTGGGAAGACTTAGCGAATGATAGCAGATTGAAAAACTTTGGAAATTCTAAAACCCAAATATGGCTATCAGGAGACCTCCATCTTGAAAACTTGGGAACATTTAACAATAATTTAGAAGAAATTGTTTTTGATATTAATGATTTTGATGAATCTCTCATCGCCGACTATCAGTTAGATCTTTGGCGAATGGCCACAAGTATTATATTAGTGGCACGGGACAATAACTTATCAAAAGAAGAAGCCGCCAGTGTGGTTGATGCCTTTACAGAAACTTATCTAAATACTTTAGCCGCTTACCGGGGTAACGATGATGAACTCAAAACTTATTTTACTGAAGATAATACTGAGGGAATGATTAAAAAATTACTCAATAAAGCTCAGAAGCAAACCCGTCAACAAATGCTGGATAAATGGGTTGAAAATACCGAAGGAAAAGCCCAGTTTAAAGCAATAGATCAAAAACTAGAAAAATTAACCGTAAAAGAAGACGTTATTCAAAAAGCAATGGCGGCTTATGGAAAAACTCTTGTAGGTAAACTCAGTGATAATCCCAGCTATTTTAAGGTAAAATCTGTAGCCAAACGCTTAAATGCTGGTTTAGGGTCATTAGGAGTGCCTCGCTATTATGTATTAATTGAAGGAGAAACAAAAGCGTTAAATGATGATAGAATTTTAGATGTAAAATATCAATCCCGACCAACAGCTTATGAGTATTTAAGGCTTAAAGACCAAGAAAAATATGATGCGGCTTTTAAAAATGATGCTGAACGTCATGCGATTGCTTATCGGGCATTAGTTAAACATACTGATGATTATCTCGGCTGGCTGAAACTCTCTGATGGTTACTATTCAGTGAGAGAATTATCTCCTTACAAAAAAGCTCTTGATACAGAAAAGTTAAATGAAGGCTCTAGCTTTGAAGAAGTAGCTAAACAATGGGGTAAAATATTAGCGACAGATCACGCTAGTGCTGATAAAGATTTTGATGCGGGAATAATTCCTTATTCTTTCGATAAACAGGTGGATGAACAGACGAAGGATCATCATCAGGAATTTAGAGAGTTAGTTAAAAAAGTAGCTTTTGATTATGCAGATCAAGTGAAAGCAGATTATGATGTGTTTGTTAAAGCGTTAAAACCCAAAAATTGTCCTGAAAATTAA
- the surE gene encoding 5'/3'-nucleotidase SurE — protein MTIILTNDDGIDAPGIRALQKAVEDKGNIILVAPKEQYSGCGHQVSTLKPIHLEKRSKSEYAVGGTPADCTRLAITQIVPEVKWVLSGINAGGNLGIDVYISGTVAAVREAAIHGIPGIAISHWIKRPLMIDWDIATQRSARVLKELFNRPLPPNSFWNVNLPHLEPGSPEPEIVFCPLGIRPLQVNYRVEGELYYYQGEYAKRERISGDDVDTCFSGNISVTLISL, from the coding sequence GTGACAATTATTTTAACCAACGATGATGGTATAGACGCACCCGGAATACGTGCATTACAAAAGGCAGTAGAGGATAAAGGTAATATTATTCTCGTTGCGCCAAAAGAACAATATTCGGGTTGTGGACATCAAGTCAGTACCCTTAAACCGATTCATTTAGAAAAACGCTCTAAGAGCGAGTATGCTGTAGGAGGGACACCGGCAGATTGTACCCGTCTTGCTATTACTCAAATTGTTCCAGAAGTAAAATGGGTATTATCAGGCATTAATGCCGGGGGAAATTTAGGAATAGATGTGTATATATCGGGTACAGTGGCGGCAGTTAGGGAAGCGGCTATACATGGTATTCCCGGCATAGCGATTTCTCACTGGATTAAGCGCCCTTTAATGATAGATTGGGATATAGCAACTCAAAGGAGCGCAAGAGTATTAAAAGAATTATTTAATCGTCCTCTGCCGCCTAATAGTTTTTGGAATGTGAATTTACCTCATTTAGAACCGGGTTCACCCGAACCTGAAATCGTTTTTTGTCCTTTAGGAATTCGACCTTTACAAGTTAATTATCGAGTTGAGGGAGAGTTGTATTATTATCAGGGAGAATATGCCAAACGTGAACGGATTTCTGGGGATGATGTAGATACCTGTTTTTCGGGTAATATTTCAGTAACCTTGATTAGCCTTTAA
- a CDS encoding DNA double-strand break repair nuclease NurA, whose protein sequence is MLDLAKLASQIPGISQHFQREMTASRQRLERAQVLIRQTHAKQQDLIELHEQWRDRLIFSTATPVEPLDTRVPITPAPYSHSVFATDGSQISPSHHEIAYCYLINIGRVMLHYGQNLHPLLDSVPEVYYKSEDIYVAKQWGIRVEEWMGYRRTVLESEMLAEMACGWVNPPGPHREPNLALVDGSLVYWFLETLPHDARDRLLPPMQAAWSQLQAAKIPMIGYISASRSLEALNFFRLNACPHPTPNCIVNCSDLLDAQMPCQVVSPLRDVTLWAYLLEPGQRGPLWRSHARILNSYEECHRVYFCYVHVGTEIARVEMPAWVAEDSTLLDQALSLMLAQVYKGYGYPISLSEAHNYAVVKAADRVRFFALLEQEMLKAGLRNVGTSYKEARKRGSIA, encoded by the coding sequence ATGCTAGATTTAGCCAAGTTAGCCAGCCAAATTCCCGGAATTAGTCAACATTTTCAACGAGAAATGACGGCGAGTCGTCAAAGGTTAGAACGCGCTCAAGTTTTGATTCGACAGACTCATGCTAAACAACAAGATTTAATAGAACTCCATGAACAATGGCGCGATCGTCTGATCTTTTCCACCGCTACCCCCGTTGAACCCCTCGATACTCGCGTCCCCATTACTCCTGCTCCCTACAGTCATAGCGTTTTTGCCACCGATGGCTCTCAAATTTCCCCGTCTCATCATGAAATTGCCTACTGTTATTTGATTAATATCGGGCGCGTGATGCTTCATTATGGGCAAAATTTACATCCTCTCCTCGATAGTGTGCCCGAAGTTTACTATAAATCTGAAGATATTTATGTCGCTAAACAATGGGGTATTCGGGTAGAAGAATGGATGGGATATCGCCGCACGGTGCTAGAAAGTGAAATGTTAGCCGAAATGGCTTGCGGCTGGGTTAACCCTCCTGGACCTCACAGGGAACCCAATTTAGCACTGGTAGATGGGTCATTAGTCTATTGGTTTCTGGAAACCTTACCCCATGATGCCCGCGATCGCCTTTTACCCCCCATGCAAGCGGCTTGGTCACAGCTACAGGCGGCTAAAATTCCTATGATCGGTTATATCAGTGCTTCAAGAAGTTTAGAAGCCCTTAATTTTTTCCGCTTAAATGCTTGCCCCCATCCTACCCCTAATTGTATTGTCAATTGTTCTGATCTCCTCGACGCTCAAATGCCCTGTCAAGTGGTTAGCCCTCTGCGAGATGTGACACTATGGGCGTATTTATTAGAACCTGGACAACGCGGGCCTTTATGGCGCAGTCATGCGCGAATTCTCAATAGTTATGAGGAATGTCATCGGGTTTATTTTTGCTATGTCCATGTGGGTACAGAAATTGCTCGTGTAGAAATGCCGGCCTGGGTGGCTGAAGATTCGACTTTATTGGATCAAGCGTTGAGTCTGATGTTAGCTCAAGTTTATAAAGGCTATGGCTATCCTATCTCTTTATCCGAGGCCCATAACTATGCGGTAGTTAAAGCCGCCGATCGAGTTCGTTTTTTTGCCCTCCTAGAGCAAGAAATGCTCAAAGCCGGCTTGCGAAATGTGGGAACCTCTTATAAAGAAGCTCGCAAACGCGGCAGTATTGCCTGA
- the rsgA gene encoding small ribosomal subunit biogenesis GTPase RsgA: MVNPFVTEETQPASLPAGLLGTVVAVQANFYQVRLDLTTAVEKSQWGETHPLLLCTRRTRLKKIGQKVMVGDQVLIEEIDLADGRGAIAQVLPRKTELQRPPVANAEQIVLVFALEEPSLDPWQLSRFLVKAESTSLEICLCLNKADLITPHQQQQWQERLQQWGYEPVLISVAKNTGLEQLLKRLKGKISILAGPSGVGKSSLINKLIPDVEQRVNQVSGKLQRGRHTTRHVELFQLPLGGLLADTPGFNQPDLDCDPTELAFYFPEAKKRLENAHCQFNDCLHRDEPNCLVRGDWERYEYYLKFLEEVIAFTETVKQLPDQESNLKLKIKDSGQEQYEPKLESKKYRRDSRRKKHQSLHQKFENQSLEEIEAYNVEDDW; this comes from the coding sequence GTGGTCAATCCCTTTGTGACAGAGGAAACTCAACCAGCATCCCTCCCGGCCGGACTGCTGGGTACAGTGGTAGCAGTCCAGGCAAATTTCTATCAAGTTCGTTTAGATTTAACCACAGCAGTAGAAAAATCCCAATGGGGGGAAACTCACCCCCTTCTACTCTGTACCCGTCGTACTCGCCTGAAAAAAATAGGGCAAAAAGTCATGGTAGGCGATCAGGTCTTGATAGAAGAAATAGACTTGGCTGATGGACGAGGAGCGATCGCCCAAGTCTTGCCGCGAAAAACCGAACTGCAACGACCGCCGGTAGCTAATGCCGAGCAAATAGTTTTAGTATTTGCCCTAGAAGAACCGAGTCTAGACCCTTGGCAGTTAAGCCGCTTTTTAGTCAAAGCTGAGTCTACCTCCCTAGAGATTTGTCTGTGTCTCAATAAAGCCGATTTAATTACCCCACACCAACAGCAGCAATGGCAAGAACGCCTACAGCAATGGGGATATGAGCCGGTGTTGATTAGTGTGGCGAAAAATACAGGTTTAGAGCAATTGCTGAAGCGTTTAAAAGGTAAGATTAGTATCTTAGCCGGACCTTCAGGAGTAGGAAAATCGAGTCTGATTAATAAATTGATTCCTGATGTTGAGCAACGAGTCAATCAAGTCTCGGGAAAACTGCAACGAGGCCGTCATACCACTCGCCATGTAGAATTGTTCCAGTTGCCCCTCGGCGGCTTATTAGCAGATACGCCTGGGTTTAATCAACCTGATTTAGATTGTGACCCAACCGAGTTGGCGTTTTATTTTCCTGAAGCGAAAAAGCGGCTCGAAAACGCTCACTGTCAGTTTAATGATTGTCTTCATCGAGATGAACCGAATTGTTTGGTGAGGGGAGATTGGGAACGATATGAGTATTATTTGAAGTTTTTAGAGGAAGTGATCGCTTTTACTGAAACTGTTAAACAATTGCCTGATCAAGAGTCAAATTTAAAGTTAAAAATTAAAGATTCAGGCCAAGAGCAATATGAACCGAAGTTAGAGAGTAAAAAATATCGCCGCGACTCGAGAAGGAAAAAGCATCAAAGTCTGCATCAAAAGTTTGAAAATCAAAGTTTAGAAGAGATAGAGGCTTATAATGTAGAAGACGATTGGTAA